One part of the Coffea eugenioides isolate CCC68of chromosome 10, Ceug_1.0, whole genome shotgun sequence genome encodes these proteins:
- the LOC113750813 gene encoding putative late blight resistance protein homolog R1B-23, whose protein sequence is MASSSSSSFDVLESAINELDQQLRSNVLQISGWFSLLNNHLHDLHFFAYLRTILICIHKSSDTDEVAKILGSLPVKVEAAFQEIARDLNVASQKKYIPECPSKLHDVLHQSRVKVKLFKHQIEEALGHLSGCSLVLHSASLDYALWFNFIFSIEGMLHEISSVTDSIEEQKTIGLLKRDMKHLQHFLHGVLDFEYGFPSDPKVNSFLTHLTSVAVCIANWSLQYWIIKRDSIEKKSSIVQLQDLLRRIYPTTPEVLELNLNFLRALNKICNGPDEYFAESFLFFLLAIRDPYLGNLFVEERRDDILMELSSKSNQQYNIFIGLRSLIIYCISTNEPEEQNEDVQIILYEIKALLIEAGLFFPSESDHPSSEWQEKICLLQSEIFLKQQLKGSTIFVEGQFEDLKEVLTNLNYQSSALIVEVYREISSLYQSVRQNGTTEAKARISLFTLLSRILLFKVNSSCMELLKDSECSTFLKKDHIQTLLEGLKWFATCVTNDQLDNPENVELILTGIEAVSTRVRCLHHTFLHDRITEEMINKTILSFCELLDNLMLIKPELRKVHPQIQRSNFPKICGMGFIDDLIGSTQELLKHDPDSIALVKHQIEEIHSGLTFLRSFFMDITEPSEGHDALKDLGTSITDVAYEVEYVIDFIEVGTGINWKHVLWLYDLLEEIRLIKMMVTNSYEKLTCYAMTQSANQISRQIVSQFGMTEINEEVVVLNDQAENVIVRLMRGTLQRDVVSIVGMPGIGKTTLAKKVYNDPNVAYHFHIRAWCSVSQGYQKRNVLLDILGNISISGLMDNMHHMRIEDLEVKLYQHLKQKRYLIVMDDVWGTESWSDLQSSLPNDGNGSRILITSRLHDVALKVKPDSDPLCLRLLSEDESWKLLRMKILHGGCSEELQEVGKKIAKRCEGLPLAIVAVAGLLARTEKNQDRWERIAESLSSKINDDPQSRCKDILQLSYNHLPDRLKACFLYMGAFVIDRDIPVRKLTRLWIAEGFIQGTKSLEDIAEAYLMDLIGRNLVMLSKRRSMGGVKTCRVHDILHDFCVAKATEENFLQLITRYDEPYAMSDDSDYGADSYDYYHPNPVTYERHRLFFCLNRKHFVKSRPSSSCARSLILFPTCDTYPRHPYDISFIAHHFKLLRVLDLENINMGVCFPTGIELLIQLTYLAVSGDIDSVPQSIADLWKLETLIVKGLKDEKIILPDTIWCMVKLRHIVVNNHVIFISQHDKLGVSSQLDNLVTFSTLSFSSGKDTGMILQRLPNLRKLGCIFMESRDSLSVKFPELDTLTRLESLKMVYIGRPLTSIEFNLPLNLKKLTLSNFRLPWDHISAIGKRLQNLEVLKLLSRAFEGQSWDMREGEFIKLKYLMLDTLSIAQWNATSDHLPNLEQLVLRNCKKLEEVPFSLGEITTLQMIEVQSCKKSTEESAIRIGKEGWIEGLKIIVNQSIHV, encoded by the coding sequence ATGGCTTCCAGTTCCAGTTCTAGTTTTGATGTCCTTGAATCAGCAATCAATGAGCTTGATCAGCAGTTGAGAAGTAACGTATTGCAAATTTCAGGCTGGTTTTCCCTTCTGAATAATCATCTACACGACCTGCACTTTTTCGCATATCTGAGAACCATCTTGATTTGCATTCACAAGTCAAGTGATACGGATGAAGTTGCGAAAATTTTAGGATCCCTCCCGGTGAAAGTTGAAGCTGCATTTCAGGAGATTGCGCGGGATCTCAACGTTGCGTCTCAGAAGAAGTACATCCCAGAATGTCCTTCGAAACTACATGATGTTTTGCATCAGTCAAGAGTAAAAGTGAAGCTTTTCAAGCATCAAATTGAAGAAGCTCTTGGCCATCTGTCTGGCTGCTCCCTTGTGTTGCATTCTGCCTCTCTTGATTATGCTCTTTGGTTTAATTTCATCTTTTCTATAGAAGGGATGCTGCACGAAATCAGCAGTGTTACTGATTCTATTGAAGAACAGAAAACAATCGGTCTTTTGAAACGTGACATGAAGCATCTCCAACACTTCTTGCATGGAGTACTGGATTTTGAGTATGGCTTCCCTAGCGATCCAAAGGTTAACAGTTTCTTGACTCATCTCACATCTGTAGCTGTTTGCATTGCAAATTGGTCTCTGCAATACTGGATCATAAAGCGGGACTCAATCGAAAAAAAGTCTTCAATAGTTCAGCTTCAGGATTTGCTAAGGAGGATTTATCCTACTACCCCAGAAGTTCTAGAATTGAACCTCAATTTCCTCAGAGCTCTCAACAAAATTTGCAATGGACCAGATGAATATTTTGCAGaatcctttctcttttttcttttggcaaTAAGAGATCCCTATCTTGGCAATCTCTTTGTTGAGGAAAGGAGAGATGACATTCTCATGGAGCTAAGTTCCAAATCAAACCAGCAGTACAATATTTTCATAGGATTACGGTCCTTGATAATCTATTGCATCAGCACCAATGAGCCAGAAGAACAAAATGAGGATGTGCAAATTATCTTGTATGAAATCAAAGCGCTCCTCATAGAGGCAGGGCTTTTCTTTCCATCTGAAAGTGACCATCCATCTTCAGAGTGGCAGGAAAAAATTTGCCTTCTCCAGTCAGAGATATTCCTCAAGCAGCAACTAAAAGGAAGCACAATCTTTGTTGAGGGTCAATTTGAAGACCTTAAAGAAGTTCTGACTAACCTGAATTATCAGAGCTCTGCACTCATTGTAGAAGTTTACAGAGAGATATCATCTCTTTATCAATCTGTTCGGCAAAATGGCACTACAGAAGCCAAGGCAAGGATTTCTCTTTTTACTTTGCTTTCAAGGATTCTACTTTTCAAGGTAAATTCATCTTGTATGGAGTTACTGAAAGATAGTGAATGCTCTACTTTTCTTAAAAAAGATCATATTCAAACCCTTCTTGAGGGGTTAAAATGGTTTGCAACATGTGTCACAAATGATCAACTGGACAATCCAGAGAATGTGGAGCTCATCCTCACAGGCATTGAAGCAGTTTCTACAAGAGTAAGATGTCTCCATCACACATTTCTTCATGACAGAATCACAGAAGAGATGATCAATAAAACTATCCTTTCATTTTGTGAATTGCTAGATAATTTGATGCTTATCAAGCCAGAGCTTAGGAAGGTCCATCCCCAAATTCAAAGGTCTAATTTCCCTAAGATTTGTGGAATGGGGTTTATCGATGATCTCATAGGAAGCACACAGGAGCTGCTCAAACATGACCCTGATTCAATTGCCCTTGTGAAGCATCAGATTGAAGAGATTCACTCTGGCCTAACATTTTTGAGATCTTTCTTCATGGATATTACAGAGCCATCTGAGGGGCATGATGCACTGAAAGATCTTGGTACAAGCATAACAGATGTGGCATATGAGGTGGAATATGTCATAGATTTCATTGAGGTAGGAACTGGTATTAATTGGAAACATGTGCTATGGCTTTATGATCTGCTTGAAGAGATTAGGCTTATTAAGATGATGGTCACCAATTCTTACGAGAAATTAACTTGCTATGCCATGACACAAAGTGCCAATCAGATTTCAAGGCAAATTGTATCACAGTTTGGTATGACAGAAATAAATGAAGAGGTGGTAGTCCTGAATGATCAAGCAGAAAATGTAATAGTTCGACTGATGAGAGGAACCTTACAGCGAGATGTTGTCTCTATTGTTGGCATGCCAGGAATTGGCAAGACAACATTGGCCAAGAAAGTTTACAATGATCCTAATGTTGCATATCACTTCCATATCCGTGCCTGGTGTTCTGTTTCGCAAGGATACCAAAAAAGGAACGTACTACTTGACATTCTAGGCAACATCAGCATCAGTGGGCTTATGGATAACATGCATCATATGAGGATTGAGGATTTAGAAGTAAAGTTGTATCAGCACTTGAAGCAAAAAAGATACCTGATAGTCATGGATGATGTGTGGGGCACTGAGtcatggagtgatttgcaaagTTCACTACCAAATGATGGAAATGGCAGTAGGATCTTGATAACAAGTCGTCTACATGATGTGGCCTTAAAAGTTAAACCTGATAGTGATCCTCTTTGTCTTCGTCTACTTTCTGAAGATGAAAGTTGGAAGTTGTTACGGATGAAGATACTTCATGGAGGCTGCAGCGAGGAACTGCAAGAAGTTGGCAAGAAAATTGCTAAGAGGTGTGAAGGTCTACCCCTTGCAATTGTGGCCGTAGCTGGTCTTCTGGCAAGGACAGAAAAGAACCAAGATCGGTGGGAAAGAATTGCAGAAAGCTTAAGCTCAAAGATCAATGATGATCCACAAAGTCGGTGCAAGGACATCTTACAGCTAAGCTACAATCACTTACCAGATAGATTGAAAGCGTGTTTTCTGTACATGGGAGCTTTTGTGATAGACAGAGATATTCCAGTAAGGAAGTTGACAAGGCTATGGATTGCCGAAGGTTTCATACAGGGTACTAAGAGCTTGGAAGATATTGCAGAAGCGTACTTGATGGATCTCATTGGCCGAAACCTGGTAATGCTTTCCAAAAGAAGATCCATGGGAGGGGTCAAAACATGTCGTGTTCATGATATTCTACACGACTTCTGCGTGGCAAAAGCAACTGAAGAGAATTTTCTACAATTAATTACCAGGTATGATGAGCCATATGCTATGTCTGATGATTCAGATTATGGTGCTGATTCTTATGATTATTATCATCCAAATCCTGTAACATATGAGAGACATCGATTGTTCTTCTGCTTGAACAGAAAGCATTTTGTGAAGTCGAGACCTTCCAGCTCGTGTGCCCGTTCTCTAATACTCTTTCCTACCTGTGATACATACCCAAGACATCCCTATGATATCTCATTCATTGCTCACCATTTCAAACTTCTTAGGGTGTTGGATTTGGAAAACATTAATATGGGTGTTTGCTTTCCCACCGGAATAGAGTTACTAATTCAATTGACATATCTTGCTGTTAGTGGTGATATTGACTCTGTTCCACAATCCATTGCAGACCTCTGGAAACTAGAAACCCTTATTGTGAAGGGATTGAAAGATGAGAAGATCATACTGCCTGATACTATCTGGTGCATGGTAAAGTTAAGGCATATTGTTGTAAACAATCATGTTATTTTCATCTCCCAACATGACAAGCTTGGAGTTTCCTCTCAGTTAGATAACTTGGTCACATTTTCCACTCTATCCTTTTCTTCTGGGAAAGATACAGGGATGATCCTACAAAGGCTACCAAATCTCCGCAAATTGGGATGCATTTTTATGGAATCCCGGGATTCTTTAAGCGTGAAGTTTCCAGAATTGGACACTCTAACGCGGCTGGAGTCATTGAAAATGGTGTACATTGGTAGACCTCTAACTTCGATTGAGTTTAATCTCCCTTTAAATCTTAAAAAACTGACTCTCTCAAATTTTCGCCTACCATGGGATCACATTTCTGCCATTGGGAAGAGGTTACAGAATCTTGAGGTTCTCAAATTGCTTTCTAGAGCCTTTGAGGGGCAGAGTTGGGATATGAGGGAAGGGGagttcatcaaactcaaatacTTAATGTTAGACACTCTGAGTATTGCCCAGTGGAATGCCACCAGTGATCACCTTCCCAACCTTGAGCAACTGGTGCTCAGAAACTGTAAGAAGCTTGAGGAAGTCCCTTTTTCTCTGGGAGAGATTACGACGCTGCAAATGATTGAAGTGCAATCATGTAAGAAATCTACTGAGGAATCTGCAATAAGAATTGGAAAAGAAGGATGGATTGAGGGGCTCAAGATTATTGTCAATCAAAGCATTCATGTTTGA